Proteins encoded within one genomic window of Fragaria vesca subsp. vesca linkage group LG1, FraVesHawaii_1.0, whole genome shotgun sequence:
- the LOC101293050 gene encoding pentatricopeptide repeat-containing protein At4g16835, mitochondrial-like: MRRLEGTILVSTCRHFCTLSPPSLNHMHAIPFPDPNPTPRNTVSSNKLIARYVRNGQTQIAHNLFDEMRVKDVVSWNTILSGLHNAKDPHGIHQLLLQMRRDGFGPNEYTISIVLRAFLGTVLNVLVSQIHAFAIVLALNSSVFVGSALMKGYANIGDRVAMACVFDEISAKDVSSWNALISSYVELGCLDEAQRVFDGMLERNVVSWTSLVNGYIRNRRVDKARSVFDKMSGKNVVSWTVMISGYVKNQRFLDALELVLLMLKSGTLPNQFTFSSVLDASAGCSSLIFGQQVHSSILKTGIPEDVTLSTSLVDMYAKCGDIDAAYCIFGSMQKKNLISWNSIIGGYARHGIATRALEEFERMTDCGVRPDAITFTNVLSACAHGGMIEDGKSLFNSMKAKFEVEPEVEHYACMVDLYGKAGELEEAEKLIQGMPYQPDVVVWCALLGACGLHSSLELGKFAAKELDKLESDHPAIFSTLSRIHGERGVWNSVLKLRKTMKEKGVQKQNAGSWVESAQVSR; encoded by the coding sequence ATGCGGAGGTTAGAAGGAACCATACTCGTATCGACTTGCCGCCACTTCTGTACGCTCTCACCGCCCAGTTTGAATCACATGCATGCAATCCCATTTCCTGATCCCAATCCCACACCCCGAAACACTGTGTCGTCCAACAAATTGATTGCCCGTTACGTCAGAAATGGCCAAACACAAATCGCCCACAACCTGTTCGATGAAATGCGTGTCAAAGACGTAGTATCCTGGAACACCATCTTATCGGGGTTGCACAACGCCAAAGACCCACACGGGATTCATCAGCTTCTCTTGCAAATGAGAAGAGATGGGTTTGGACCAAATGAGTACACCATCTCCATAGTATTGAGAGCCTTTTTGGGGACTGTACTCAATGTGTTGGTCTCGCAGATTCATGCCTTTGCAATAGTCTTGGCGCTCAACTCGTCTGTGTTTGTTGGGTCTGCACTTATGAAAGGGTATGCAAATATAGGGGATCGAGTTGCTATGGCTTGTGTGTTTGATGAGATTTCGGCCAAGGATGTGTCGTCTTGGAATGCATTGATTTCGAGTTATGTGGAATTGGGGTGCTTGGATGAGGCTCAAAGAGTTTTTGATGGGATGCTGGAGAGGAATGTAGTTTCTTGGACTAGTTTAGTGAATGGATATATCAGAAATAGGAGGGTTGACAAAGCTCGCTCTGTTTTCGATAAAATGAGTGGGAAAAATGTGGTCTCATGGACTGTTATGATCAGTGGTTATGTGAAGAACCAGAGATTTTTAGATGCTTTGGAACTTGTCCTCTTGATGTTGAAATCAGGGACTCTGCCCAATCAGTTCACATTTTCAAGTGTGCTGGATGCAAGTGCTGGTTGTTCTTCACTTATTTTCGGTCAGCAAGTTCACTCGAGCATCTTAAAGACTGGCATACCGGAGGATGTGACCTTGTCAACGTCTCTTGTTGATATGTATGCTAAGTGTGGTGATATTGATGCAGCGTATTGTATTTTTGGATCCATGCAAAAGAAAAACTTGATATCCTGGAACTCAATAATAGGAGGTTATGCAAGGCATGGAATTGCTACAAGAGCATTGGAGGAGTTTGAGAGAATGACCGACTGTGGTGTTAGGCCTGATGCGATTACATTCACAAACGTGCTATCAGCTTGTGCACATGGTGGGATGATTGAAGATGGAAAAAGCCTCTTTAACTCCATGAAGGCAAAGTTCGAAGTGGAACCAGAGGTGGAGCATTATGCTTGCATGGTAGACCTCTATGGGAAAGCAGGTGAGCTGGAGGAAGCTGAGAAGTTGATACAAGGGATGCCATATCAGCCGGATGTTGTTGTTTGGTGTGCGTTACTTGGTGCTTGTGGTTTGCATTCAAGTTTGGAACTTGGTAAGTTTGCTGCAAAGGAACTTGATAAACTGGAAAGTGACCATCCTGCAATATTTTCAACGCTTTCAAGAATTCATGGGGAAAGAGGAGTTTGGAATAGTGTGCTCAAGTTAAGGAAGACAATGAAAGAGAAAGGTGTTCAAAAGCAGAATGCAGGTAGCTGGGTTGAGTCTGCACAAGTAAGTAGATAG
- the LOC101292749 gene encoding long chain acyl-CoA synthetase 1-like — MKIFSAQVEEGREGQNGKPSVGPVYRNLLSKDNFPPPHPDISTGWDIISQSFQKYPGNRMLGWRKIVDGKIGPYVWKTYKEVYDELLHVGSALRASGVEPGSRIGIYGSNCPQWIMAMAACCAHSLISVPLYDTLGPGAVNYIIDHAEVDVVFVQDKKVKELLNPDCTSTQRLKVIVCFTSLTDEERGKAAHIGIKPYSWNEFVEMGIQNPLKIFPPLPENISTIMYTSGTSGAPKGVVITHENMAYGVRGIDLFMEQFEDKMTVDDVYLSFLPLAHILDCVIELYFFHNGASVGYYHGDLNALGDDILELKPTLLAGVPRVFENIHGGIKKGVQQLNSRRQKIFDILYRYKLAWMNMGFRNKNASPLADLLAFRKIKSRLGGRIRLIISGGAPLSSEIEEFLRVTCCCFVLQGYGLTETIGPTTLGFPDEMCMIGAVGTVSVFNELRLEEVPEMGYNPLGDPPCGEICVRGKTVFAGYHKSPELTSEAIKDGWFHTGDIGHILPNGIIKIIDRKKNLIKLSQGEYVALEYLENVYGISSIIDDIWVYGNSFKSKLVAVVVPEEESTKKWAYLNGHIGSFSDLCFLDQLKSHVLEELKLTAERNELRGFEYIKGIIVEPRPFDMERDMVTATLKKKRNQLLKYYQARLDELYQNLDAGRKF; from the exons ATGAAGATTTTCTCAGCTCAAGTTGAGGAAGGAAGGGAAGGCCAGAATGGCAAGCCTTCTGTTGGTCCGGTATACCGGAATTTACTGTCCAAAGACAATTTTCCTCCCCCTCATCCTGATATAAGTACAGGTTGGGATATCATTAG TCAATCTTTTCAGAAGTATCCTGGGAATCGAATGCTTGGATGGCGTAAAATTGTTGATGGAAAG ATCGGACCTTACGTTTGGAAAACATACAAGGAGGTTTATGATGAACTTCTTCATGTTGGTTCTGCATTACGAGCATCTGGTGTGGAACCA GGTTCCAGGATTGGGATCTATGGGTCAAATTGCCCCCAGTGGATTATGGCAATGGCG GCTTGTTGTGCTCATAGTTTGATCTCTGTGCCTCTCTATGATACCCTAG GGCCAGGAGCAGTAAATTATATCATAGATCATGCAGAGGTTGATGTTGTTTTTGTCCAAGATAAGAAAGTGAAAGAA CTACTGAATCCTGATTGTACATCTACTCAACGATTAAAAG TTATTGTTTGCTTCACTTCATTGACAGATGAAGAGAGGGGTAAGGCAGCTCACATTGGGATAAAACCATACTCATGGAATGAGTTTGTGGAGATG GGAATTCAAAACCCATTAAAGATTTTTCCACCTCTGCCTGAGAATATTAGCACAATTATGTACACAAGTGGTACCAGTGGAGCTCCTAAAGGTGTTGTGATAACACATGAAAACATGGCATATGGTGTGAGAGGCATTGACCTCTTTATGGAACAATTTGAAGACAAG ATGACAGTGGATGATGTGTATCTATCTTTCCTTCCTCTGGCTCATATCCTGGACTGTGTTATCGAGCTGTATTTTTTCCACAATGGTGCTTCTGTTGGCTACTACCATGGG GATCTTAATGCATTGGGGGATGACATATTGGAGTTGAAGCCAACACTTCTTGCTGGGGTACCTCGAGTCTTCGAAAATATACATGGAG GTATCAAGAAAGGAGTGCAACAGCTCAATTCAAGGAGGCAGAAGATTTTTGACATTCTCTACAGATA CAAACTTGCCTGGATGAACATGGGGTTTAGAAACAAAAACGCCTCACCACTTGCTGATCTGTTAGCCTTCAGAAAG ATAAAGAGTAGACTGGGTGGTAGAATTCGTCTTATAATATCAGGAGGTGCACCCTTAAGCTCTGAGATTGAAGAATTCTTGCGAGTTACCTGCTGTTGTTTCGTACTCCAAGGCTATG GATTGACAGAAACTATTGGTCCAACGACTCTTGGGTTCCCAGATGAAATGTGCATGATTGGTGCTGTTGGTACTGTATCAGTTTTCAACGAGCTGCGCCTCGAAGAGGTACCAGAAATGGGCTACAACCCACTTGGGGATCCTCCTTGTGGTGAGATATGTGTGAGAGGAAAGACTGTTTTTGCTGGCTACCACAAAAGTCCGGAATTGACAAGTGAAGCAATTAAAGATGGATGGTTCCATACAG GGGACATTGGGCATATACTTCCAAATGGAATCATCAAGATCATTGATAGAAAAAAGAATCTGATTAAACTCTCGCAAGGAGAGTATGTTGCACTCGAGTACTTGGAAAATGTATATGGCATTTCTTCTATTATTGACGATATCTGGGTCTACGGGAATAGCTTCAAGTCGAAGCTTGTTGCCGTGGTGGTACCAGAAGAAGAAAGCACCAAGAAGTGGGCTTATTTAAATGGTCACATTGGTTCATTTTCTGACCTTTGTTTTCTTGATCAGCTCAAGAGCCATGTTCTGGAAGAACTCAAGTTAACTGCTGAGAGGAACGAG CTGAGAGGTTTCGAGTATATAAAAGGAATCATTGTTGAGCCTCGCCCCTTCGACATGGAAAGAGACATGGTCACTGCAACTCTGAAAAAGAAAAGAAATCAGTTGCTCAAGTATTACCAG GCTAGACTTGATGAGCTTTACCAAAACCTGGACGCTGGACGAAAATTTTAG
- the LOC101308806 gene encoding probable pre-mRNA-splicing factor ATP-dependent RNA helicase-like — MGTERKRKVSLFDVVDESTVAAAKMNKLNGGGGGAMNQNPMSSVINRWTGKPYSQRYYEILEKRKTLPVWHQKEEFFQALKKSQSLILVGETGSGKTTQIPQFVLEAVDPSSDKSRKMVACTQPRRVAAMSVSRRVAEEMDVTIGEEVGYSIRFEDCSSARTVLKYLTDGMLLREAMTDPLLERYSVIILDEAHERTLATDVLFGLLKEVLKNRPDLKLVVMSATLEAEKFQGYFNGAPLMKVPGRLHPVEIFYTEEPERDYLEAAIRTVVQIHMYETPGDILVFLTGEEEIEDACRKINKEISNLGDQVGPVKVVPLYSTLPPAMQQKIFDAAPPPTTEGGPAGRKIVVSTNIAETSLTIDGIVYVIDPGFSKQKVYNPRVRVESLLVSPISKASAHQRSGRAGRTQPGKCFRLYTEKSFHNDLVPQTYPEILRSNLANTVLTLKKLGIDDLVHFDFMDPPAPETLMRALEVLNYLGALDDDGNLTKLGEIMSEFPLDPQMSKMLVVSPEFNCSNEILSISAMLSVPNCFVRPREAQKAADEAKARFGHIDGDHLTLLNVYHAYKQNNEDPSWCYENFVNQRALKSADNVRQQLVRIMARFNLKQCSTDFKSRDYYINIRKAMLAGYFMQVAHLERTGHYLTVKDNQVVHLHPSNCLDHKPEWVIYNEYVLTSRNFIRTVTDIRGEWLVDIAPHYYDLANFPQCEAKRVLEKLYRKRDDKEDNRNRK; from the exons ATGGGTACTGAGAGGAAGAGGAAGGTGAGCTTGTTCGACGTGGTGGACGAGAGCACAGTAGCGGCTGCGAAGATGAACAAATTGAACGGCGGCGGCGGCGGCGCCATGAATCAAAATCCGATGAGCAGTGTGATCAATAGGTGGACCGGAAAGCCATACTCGCAAAGGTACTATGAGATCCTTGAGAAGAGGAAGACTTTGCCTGTTTGGCACCAGAAGGAGGAGTTCTTTCAGGCCCTCAAGAAAAGCCAGTCGCTGATTTTGGTTGGTGAGACTGGTAGTGGTAAAACCACTCAG ATCCCTCAATTTGTTTTGGAAGCTGTTGATCCGTCTTCAGATAAAAGCAGGAAGATGGTTGCTTGTACCCAGCCTCGTAGGGTGGCTGCAATGTCAGTCTCTCGCCGTGTTGCTGAAGAGATGGATGTTACCATTGGCGAAGAGGTTGGTTATAGCATTCGTTTTGAAGACTGCAGCAGTGCCAGAACAGTATTGAA GTATCTGACAGATGGTATGCTTTTAAGAGAAGCGATGACAGATCCCCTGTTGGAACGATACAGTGTAATTATTCTTGATGAGGCTCATGAGAGGACTTTAGCAACAGATGTTCTGTTTGGTCTTTTGAAGGAAGTATTGAAAAATAGACCTGATTTGAAACTGGTTGTTATGAGTGCTACACTTGAGGCTGAGAAGTTTCAGGGTTACTTCAATGGTGCACCACTAATGAAGGTTCCCGGCAGGCTTCATCCTGTTGAAATTTTTTACACTGAGGAACCTGAGAGGGACTACCTGGAGGCAGCAATTCGAACTGTTGTACAGATTCATATGTATGAGACTCCAGGAGATATACTTGTTTTTCTAACCGGAGAAGAGGAGATAGAAGATGCATGCCGCAAAATCAACAAAGAAATTTCAAACCTGGGTGATCAGGTTGGTCCTGTGAAAGTGGTGCCCTTGTATTCAACTCTCCCTCCAGCTATGCAGCAGAAAATATTTGACGCTGCTCCTCCTCCCACAACTGAAGGAGGTCCTGCAGGAAGGAAAATTGTGGTGTCAACTAACATTGCAGAAACTTCTCTTACAATAGATGGGATCGTGTATGTTATTGATCCAGGTTTTTCTAAACAGAAAGTTTATAACCCACGAGTGCGTGTTGAATCCTTGTTGGTATCTCCAATTTCTAAGGCTAGTGCGCATCAGAGGTCAGGGCGTGCTGGAAGAACTCAGCCAGGCAAATGTTTCCGACTTTATACTGAGAAGAGTTTTCATAATGATCTTGTACCGCAGACATATCCAGAAATACTGAGATCAAATCTTGCAAATACGGTGCTTACTTTGAAGAAACTAGGAATAGATGATTTGGTTCATTTTGATTTTATGGACCCCCCTGCTCCAGAGACATTAATGAGAGCACTTGAGGTTTTGAATTATTTGGGTGCATTGGATGACGATGGTAACTTGACCAAGCTGGGTGAGATAATGAGCGAGTTCCCTCTGGATCCTCAGATGTCAAAGATGCTTGTTGTTAGCCCTGAGTTCAACTGCTCAAATGAGATTTTGTCGATTTCTGCCATGCTTTCAG TACCCAATTGCTTTGTCCGGCCTAGGGAGGCTCAAAAAGCTGCTGACGAAGCAAAAGCTAGGTTTGGACACATCGATGGAGATCATCTCACACTGCTGAACGTGTATCATGCATACAAGCAAAACA ATGAGGATCCATCGTGGTGCTATGAGAACTTCGTCAATCAGAGGGCATTGAAGTCTGCGGACAATGTTAGACAGCAGTTAGTCCGCATTATGGCTCGGTTTAATCTCAAGCAATGCAGTACTGATTTTAAGAGTCGGGACTACTACATCAACATCAGAAAGGCTATGCTAGCTGGGTACTTCATGCAGGTGGCTCATCTGGAACGCACTGGTCACTACCTTACTGTGAAGGATAACCAA GTTGTACATTTGCATCCATCAAATTGCCTGGATCACAAGCCAGAGTGGGTGATATACAATGAGTATGTCTTAACAAGCAGGAACTTTATCCGCACAGTTACAGATATCCGGGGTGAATG GCTAGTTGATATAGCACCGCACTACTATGATTTGGCCAACTTTCCCCAGTGTGAGGCTAAGCGAGTTCTTGAGAAGCTTTACAGGAAGCGGGACGACAAGGAGGATAACAGAAACAGAAAATGA
- the LOC101292461 gene encoding probable glycerol-3-phosphate acyltransferase 3-like: MEEALLKSSSVFPYFMLVAFEAGTLLRALVLFLMYPLTFLVSEKVGLKMMVMVCFFGIKKDSFRVGSSVLPKFFLEDVGLESFEVLQRYGNKKVGVSNLPQVLIETFLKDYLEIDVVIGRELKVFGGYFLGLMEDKKTINLTVLEEHGSDDKLGSSDIIGITSFNQRLDDPIFSSCKDVYRVRSSDKRSWKNLPREKYPNKLIFHDGRLALKPTPLETVAIFMWAPAGFVLAVVRLLIGISLPYCVSSPLLAFTGLRLTVTTPQTTRTLVPNEPLVVQNAKPKGVLYVCNHRTLLDPLYLCFSLGKNLHAVTYSLSKISEILAPIKTVRLTRNRQQDQDMMERLLSQGDVVVCPEGTTCREPYLLRFSPLFSEISDEIIPVAVNTHVSMFHGTTAGGLKSLDPVFFLLNPSPIYTIQLLEKVSSEVSSCADGSTSRFDVANYVQRELGKVLGFECTKLTRRDKYLILAGNEGRAGCTTTA, encoded by the exons ATGGAAGAAGCTTTGCTGAAATCTTCTTCTGTGTTCCCCTACTTCATGCTTGTGGCTTTTGAAGCTGGAACTCTACTAAGGGCCCTAGTTCTTTTTCTTATGTACCCTCTTACGTTCTTGGTAAGTGAAAAAGTAGGGTTGAAAATGATGGTCATGGTCTGCTTCTTTGGGATTAAGAAGGACAGCTTCAGAGTTGGAAGCTCTGTGTTGCCTAAGTTCTTCTTAGAAGATGTTGGGTTGGAAAGCTTTGAGGTGCTTCAGAGATATGGGAACAAGAAAGTTGGCGTCAGTAATCTCCCTCAAGTTTTGATCGAGACCTTCTTGAAAGACTATCTGGAGATTGATGTGGTGATTGGAAGGGAGCTAAAGGTGTTTGGTGGATACTTTTTGGGTCTCATGGAAGATAAGAAGACGATTAATTTGACTGTCTTGGAAGAACATGGTAGCGACGACAAATTGGGTAGTTCAGATATAATTGGCATTACTTCCTTCAACCAACGTCTTGATGACCCAATATTCTCGTCTTGCAAG GATGTTTACCGAGTGAGAAGCTCTGATAAGAGGAGCTGGAAGAACCTGCCGAGAGAGAAGTACCCAAATAAACTCATCTTCCATGATGGCAGACTCGCTCTCAAACCAACGCCACTAGAGACTGTAGCAATCTTCATGTGGGCGCCAGCTGGGTTTGTACTTGCAGTCGTCAGACTGCTCATCGGTATATCGCTTCCCTACTGCGTGTCCTCGCCTCTGCTCGCCTTCACCGGTCTTCGGCTGACGGTTACGACGCCACAGACGACTCGGACCCTTGTTCCAAACGAGCCTCTAGTAGTTCAAAATGCTAAACCCAAAGGCGTCCTCTACGTTTGTAACCATAGAACACTATTAGACCCCCTGTACTTATGTTTCTCACTGGGGAAAAATCTCCATGCGGTTACCTACAGTCTGAGCAAGATATCGGAGATACTGGCTCCGATCAAGACTGTCCGATTAACTAGGAATCGGCAGCAGGATCAGGATATGATGGAGAGGTTGTTGAGTCAAGGGGACGTGGTGGTTTGCCCAGAAGGAACCACATGTCGTGAGCCGTACCTACTCAGGTTCAGCCCCTTATTCTCAGAAATAAGTGATGAAATTATTCCGGTTGCCGTTAACACCCACGTTAGCATGTTTCATGGTACGACGGCTGGTGGGCTCAAGAGTCTGGATCCGGTCTTCTTCCTCCTCAACCCTTCACCGATCTACACGATTCAATTGCTGGAGAAGGTGTCATCGGAAGTGTCATCGTGTGCTGATGGGTCGACGTCGAGGTTTGATGTGGCAAACTACGTCCAAAGGGAGCTTGGTAAGGTTTTGGGGTTTGAATGTACAAAGCTTACAAGGAGAGACAAGTACTTGATTTTGGCAGGAAATGAAGGCAGGGCTGGTTGTACAACTACTGCATGA